A genomic window from Chlorobium phaeobacteroides DSM 266 includes:
- a CDS encoding O-linked N-acetylglucosamine transferase family protein, which produces MLIDNHELAGSTNEESVKLQRALKFHQEGRLDEAEALYREILSSSPEHFDALQLSATIAAQRHEFEKAVTLFDQVIHINPVHPGSLNNRGNALKALQRYEEALESYEKAIAIKPDYADAYSNRSVVLKELMRYEEALASYEKAIAINPDFAEAYYNRAVIFYDSDRYEEALASYDRAIVLKPDYVEAYANRGNVYLKLKRYEDALGSYKKAIALKLECDEAYYNMGNALLELQRYEEALASYEKAIALKVDYFEAYSNRGVVLLVLRRYEDALVSYEKAIALKPHHAEAYANQCLVLHEMERYEDALVSCEKALSLKPDYDFLSGWYLYTRMRICDWTAYDDQIHQLEKKIACHEKATLPFPVLAIKESLSLQQEASRIYAQEKFPADQTLSPIPKRSRRDTIRIGYFSADYHDHATAYLMAELFEQHDRSKFDLVAFSFGPDANDEMRKRVAASFERFLDVRSKTDREIAELSREMEIDIAIDLKGFTRNSRPGIFALRAAPVQVSYLGYPGTMGAEYIDYLIADEVLIPEKSRQYYTEKIVCLPGCYQVNDTKRRIADRVFTRAECGLPESGFVFCCFNNNYKITPATFDGWMRILGQVPGSVLWLFEDNPAVTGNLGREAATRGIAGDRLVFAKRMPLPEHLARHRLGDLFLDTLPCNAHTTASDALWAGLPVLTCMGESFASRVAASVLTAIGLPELITTTQEEYEALAIELALDPEKMRATREKLARNRLTTRLFDTQLFTRNIEAAFEAMYERYQEGLPPDHLVVSLSPLSSMERSVALPSQMEGLSTKEESLKLQRALKLHQEGRLDEAELFCTEILRFKPGYFEVLQLSATIALQRKASEKAVALFDQALAIKPDHARSLNNRGIALQELKCYEEALGSYEKAIAINPEYAMAYSNRGNTLQELKRYEDAVESYDRAIALNPYSATAYSNRGVALLKLVRYEDALESHDRAIVLKPDYADAYYNRSVVLEILMRYEEAIASYEKALLLKPDGCFWYGMYLHTKMKICDWSVFDHQVHQLEKKIVRHEKGVSPFPFLAIKDSLSQQQDVACVFAEKKYSVQEALSPIPKRPRRDTIRIGYYSADFCNHPVSFLTAELFEMHDRGRFELYAFSFGQDTGDEMRRRLEVAFDHFHDVRNHSDKDIALLARSLEIDIAIDLGGYTTGSRTGIFALRAAPVQVSYIGYLGTMGAGYIDYLIADEVLIPEGSRKHYTEKIAYLSSYQVNDTKRRIADRVFTRAECGLPESGFVFCCFNNTYKITPATFDGWMRILGQVPGSVLWLFEENAKAAENLRREAASRGVDAGRLIFGKRLPVAEYLARYRVADLFLDTLPYNAGTTASDALWAGLPVLTLRGESFASRMAASLLTAIGLPELITSGQEEYEARAIELALDPEKMRATREKLTRNRLTTRLFDTRLFTRNIEAAFEAMYERYQEGLPPDHLVVSLSPLSTVERSVSRPSHAAGRSTKEESVKLQRALKLHQEGRLDEAEALYREILSFSPEHFDALQLSATIAAQRHDSEKALVLFDQALAIKPDHARSLNNRGIALQELKRYDEALESYERAIAVKPDFIEPYSNRGNTLQELKRYEEALACYDSAIALKPENEQFYYHRAVVLHNMKRYEEALLNYDHVLALKPDCAEAYSNRGNILTGLKRYEEALASYDQVIALKPDNNLVAYSNRGVVLLELGRYRDAFLSFENTIEQNSDSADAYCHRGLALRKLKRYEEAIGSYEKALTLKPDYDFLSGLCLYTRMRICDWNAFDEQVRQIKKKIERHEKTSPPLVVLSIKDSLSLQQEAARIYAGEIFPANQTLPLIPKRSRRDTIRIGYFSADFCNHPVSILTAELFEMHDRARFELYAFSCGSDTGDEMRRRLEVAFDHFHDVRNHSDKDIALLARSLEIDIAIDLGGYTTGSRTGIFALRAAPLQVSYIGYLGTMGAGYIDYLIADEVLIPEGSRKHYTEKIVYLSSYQVNDTKRRIAERVFTRAECGLPESGFVFCCFNNTYKITPATFDGWMRILGQVPGSVLWLYEENAKAAENLRREAASRGVDAGRLIFGKRLPVAEYLARYRVADLFLDTLPYNAGTTASDALWAGLPVLTLRGESFASRMAASLLTAIGLPELITSGQEEYESLAIELALDSERLRATREKLARNRLTTSLFDTGRFTRNIEAAYRAMYERYQEGLPPDHLVVSLSPLSTVERSVSRPSHAAGRSTKEESVKLQRALKLHQEGRLDEAEVIYQEILSIQPLHIEALQFLASMATRRKKYTDAVSLFERALEIDPDHPVSWCTLGIALHELGRYEEALASYEKAIVLYPGFVEVYSNRGNTFLILKRYQEALSSYEKALAINPEYTRAYFNRGSALLELKRYEEALADYDKVTALKPDYIVAYINCAVVLQELKRYREAIGSYEKALALKPEYNFLRGLYLYTRMRICDWSAFEDQVNQIKRKIECQKKVIVPFSLLAVKDSLFLQQEAARIYAGEIFPANQTLPLIPKRSRRDTIRIGYYSADFCNHPVSFLTAELFEMHDRGRFELYAFSCGSDTGDEMRRRLEVAFDHFHDVRNHSDKDIALLARSLEIDIAIDLGGYTTGSRTGIFALRAAPLQVSYIGYLGTMGAGYIDYLIADEVLIPEGSRKHYTEKIVYLSSYQVNDTKRRIAERVFTRAECGLPESGFVFCCFNNNYKITPATFDGWMRILGQVEGSVLFLYTDNEAAASNLKKEAESRGVKRDRLIFGKRLPLAEHLARYRVADLFLDTNPYNAGTTASDALWAGLPVLTLRGESFASRMAASLLTAIGLPELITSGQEEYESLAIELALDPEKMRATREKLARNRLTTRLFDTGRFTRNIEAAFEAMYERYQEGLPPDHLVVSLSPLSSMERSVSRPSHAAGRSTNEESVKLQRALKLHQEGRLDEAEALYREILSSSPEHFDALRLSATIAAQRHDSEKALALFDQALAIKPDHARSLNNRGIALQELKRYEEALASYERAIVLKPDYADAYSNRGNTLMKMNQYKEALESYERAIALKPENADACFHQGNALQELKRYNESLASYEKAIALKSVNAEVYAHRGVVLQKLSRFEDAVLNYKQALLLKPDYDFLPGLCLHAIMHLCDWREFDDQVHQLEKKIERHEKAIFPFPFSAVKDSLFLQQEAARVYAGEIFPANQTLPPIPKRPRRDTIRIGYFSADFCHHPVSFLTAELFEMHDRGRFELYAFSFGQDTGDEMRRRLEVAFDHFHDVRNHSDKDIALLARSLEIDIAIDLGGFTMGSRTGIFALRAAPVQVSYIGYLGTMGAGYIDYLIADEVLIPEGSRKHYTEKIAYLSSYQVNDTKRRIADRVFTRAECGLPESGFVFCCFNNTYKITPATFDGWMRILGQVPGSVLWLFEENAKAAENLRREAASRGVDAGRLIFGKRLPVAEYLARYRVADLFLDTLPYNAGTTASDALWAGLPVLTLRGESFASRMAASLLTAIGLPELITSGQEEYESLAIELALDPEMMRVTREKLARNRLTTRLFDTGRFTRNIEAAFEAMYERYQEGLPPDHIFIMQAT; this is translated from the coding sequence TTGCTGATAGATAATCATGAGTTAGCAGGATCAACGAATGAAGAGAGCGTAAAACTGCAAAGGGCATTGAAGTTCCATCAAGAGGGGCGACTGGATGAAGCCGAAGCGTTATATCGGGAGATTCTGAGCTCCAGCCCGGAGCACTTTGATGCATTGCAGCTTTCAGCGACGATAGCGGCACAACGACATGAATTCGAAAAAGCTGTTACGTTATTTGACCAGGTGATCCATATCAATCCCGTTCATCCAGGCTCACTCAACAATAGAGGGAATGCATTAAAGGCGTTACAGAGATACGAAGAAGCACTTGAGAGTTATGAGAAGGCGATAGCTATCAAGCCAGACTATGCTGACGCTTACTCTAATCGTAGCGTTGTGCTGAAGGAGTTGATGCGGTATGAAGAGGCGCTTGCGAGTTATGAGAAGGCGATAGCTATCAACCCTGATTTTGCCGAAGCCTATTATAATCGAGCTGTTATTTTTTATGATTCTGATCGATACGAAGAAGCGCTTGCGAGTTATGACAGGGCGATAGTTCTCAAGCCGGATTATGTAGAGGCATATGCCAATCGCGGTAATGTTTATCTGAAGCTGAAACGATACGAAGATGCACTTGGAAGTTATAAAAAAGCCATTGCGCTGAAACTTGAATGTGACGAAGCTTATTATAACATGGGGAATGCTCTTCTTGAGTTACAGCGGTATGAAGAGGCGCTTGCAAGTTATGAGAAGGCTATAGCATTAAAGGTTGACTATTTTGAGGCATACTCTAACCGTGGTGTTGTATTGCTTGTTTTGAGGCGTTATGAAGATGCTTTGGTGAGTTATGAGAAGGCTATAGCTCTCAAACCGCACCATGCAGAGGCATATGCTAATCAATGCCTGGTATTACATGAGATGGAGCGTTATGAAGATGCTTTGGTGAGTTGTGAAAAGGCTCTTTCCCTCAAGCCGGATTACGATTTTTTATCAGGATGGTATTTATATACCAGGATGCGGATCTGTGACTGGACAGCCTATGATGATCAAATTCATCAGCTTGAGAAAAAAATAGCGTGTCACGAAAAGGCAACACTCCCTTTTCCTGTTCTTGCAATAAAAGAATCACTCTCCCTGCAACAAGAGGCATCGAGGATTTATGCACAGGAAAAGTTTCCTGCAGATCAGACGCTTTCGCCAATTCCGAAGCGTTCACGGCGAGATACAATCCGCATTGGATACTTCTCGGCAGATTATCATGATCATGCGACAGCATACCTGATGGCAGAGCTGTTTGAACAGCACGATCGATCGAAGTTTGATCTTGTTGCTTTTTCGTTTGGACCGGATGCCAATGACGAGATGAGAAAAAGGGTCGCAGCTTCATTTGAGCGTTTCCTGGATGTGCGGAGCAAAACCGACAGGGAGATTGCGGAGCTTTCGCGGGAGATGGAGATCGATATTGCTATTGATCTGAAAGGGTTCACACGAAATTCGCGACCCGGAATATTTGCCTTGCGTGCGGCGCCGGTACAGGTGAGCTATCTTGGTTATCCAGGCACGATGGGTGCGGAGTATATCGATTATCTGATAGCCGACGAGGTTTTGATTCCGGAAAAAAGCCGGCAGTACTACACGGAAAAAATAGTTTGTCTTCCAGGTTGCTATCAGGTGAACGATACGAAGCGCCGCATTGCCGACAGGGTGTTTACCCGTGCAGAGTGCGGTCTGCCGGAAAGCGGGTTTGTGTTCTGCTGTTTCAACAATAACTATAAAATCACACCCGCCACGTTTGACGGGTGGATGCGGATACTCGGGCAGGTGCCGGGAAGCGTTCTCTGGCTTTTTGAGGATAACCCGGCAGTTACCGGCAATCTGGGAAGGGAGGCCGCAACTCGCGGTATTGCGGGTGACCGGCTTGTTTTTGCAAAGCGGATGCCGCTTCCCGAGCATCTTGCGCGACACCGGTTAGGGGATCTGTTTCTCGATACCCTGCCGTGCAATGCGCACACGACGGCAAGCGATGCGCTCTGGGCGGGCCTGCCGGTCCTGACCTGCATGGGAGAGTCGTTCGCGTCGAGAGTGGCGGCAAGCGTGCTCACGGCGATCGGGCTGCCGGAACTGATAACGACGACACAGGAGGAGTACGAAGCGCTTGCCATCGAGCTTGCGCTGGATCCCGAAAAGATGCGGGCGACGAGAGAGAAGCTTGCGCGAAATCGCCTGACGACAAGGCTGTTCGATACGCAACTTTTTACACGGAACATCGAAGCCGCTTTCGAAGCGATGTATGAGCGGTATCAGGAGGGGTTGCCGCCCGATCATCTTGTTGTGTCCTTATCGCCGCTATCGTCCATGGAGAGGAGTGTTGCCCTGCCATCGCAAATGGAAGGGTTGTCAACGAAGGAAGAGAGCTTAAAACTGCAAAGGGCATTGAAACTGCATCAAGAGGGGCGACTGGATGAAGCCGAACTATTCTGTACAGAGATCTTGCGTTTCAAGCCAGGGTACTTTGAAGTACTCCAGCTTTCAGCAACCATTGCTTTACAACGAAAGGCTTCCGAAAAAGCAGTTGCGTTATTTGATCAGGCACTTGCAATCAAACCTGATCACGCTCGTTCGTTGAACAATCGAGGAATTGCGTTACAGGAGCTGAAGTGCTATGAAGAGGCACTTGGGAGTTATGAGAAGGCGATAGCCATCAATCCTGAATATGCCATGGCATATTCTAATCGAGGAAATACGTTACAGGAACTCAAACGGTATGAGGATGCGGTTGAAAGTTATGACAGGGCGATAGCCCTCAATCCATACAGCGCGACGGCATACTCTAATCGTGGTGTTGCCTTGCTGAAGTTAGTTCGGTACGAAGATGCGCTTGAAAGTCATGACAGGGCTATAGTATTGAAGCCTGATTATGCGGATGCCTATTATAATCGCAGTGTTGTATTAGAGATACTTATGCGTTATGAAGAGGCGATAGCGAGTTATGAGAAAGCTCTTTTGCTTAAACCGGATGGTTGTTTTTGGTACGGGATGTATCTGCATACAAAGATGAAGATTTGTGACTGGAGTGTGTTTGATCATCAGGTTCATCAGCTTGAGAAAAAAATAGTGCGTCACGAAAAGGGAGTATCACCATTTCCTTTTCTTGCAATAAAAGATTCGCTCTCTCAGCAACAGGATGTTGCTTGTGTTTTTGCCGAGAAAAAGTATTCTGTACAGGAAGCGCTTTCGCCAATTCCGAAACGCCCCCGGCGAGATACAATCCGAATAGGATACTACTCGGCGGATTTTTGCAATCATCCGGTTTCGTTTTTGACTGCGGAGCTGTTTGAGATGCACGACAGGGGTCGATTTGAACTCTATGCCTTTTCATTTGGTCAGGATACGGGAGATGAGATGAGGCGACGGCTGGAGGTTGCATTTGACCACTTTCATGATGTTCGAAACCACTCAGACAAGGATATTGCCTTGCTTGCCCGAAGCCTTGAGATCGATATCGCCATTGATCTGGGAGGATATACAACGGGAAGCCGAACAGGAATATTCGCTCTGCGGGCAGCCCCGGTACAGGTGAGTTATATCGGATACCTTGGTACGATGGGAGCCGGGTATATCGACTATCTGATAGCCGACGAGGTTCTGATTCCCGAAGGGAGCCGGAAGCACTACACGGAAAAGATCGCATACCTTTCAAGCTATCAGGTGAACGATACGAAGCGCCGCATTGCCGACAGGGTGTTTACCCGTGCAGAGTGCGGTCTGCCGGAAAGCGGGTTTGTGTTCTGCTGTTTCAACAATACCTATAAAATCACGCCCGCCACGTTTGACGGGTGGATGCGGATACTCGGGCAGGTGCCGGGAAGCGTTCTCTGGCTTTTTGAGGAGAATGCGAAAGCTGCGGAGAATTTGCGACGTGAGGCAGCATCCCGGGGGGTAGATGCCGGGCGATTGATTTTCGGAAAACGGTTGCCTGTTGCGGAGTATCTGGCCCGGTACCGGGTTGCGGATCTGTTTCTCGATACGTTGCCCTATAATGCGGGAACGACGGCAAGCGATGCCTTGTGGGCTGGTCTGCCGGTACTGACCTTGCGAGGCGAATCGTTTGCGTCGAGAATGGCGGCAAGTCTGCTCACGGCGATCGGTCTGCCGGAACTGATAACATCGGGTCAGGAGGAGTACGAAGCGCGTGCCATCGAGCTTGCGCTGGATCCCGAAAAGATGCGGGCGACGAGAGAGAAGCTTACGCGAAATCGCCTGACGACAAGGCTGTTCGATACGCGACTTTTCACACGGAACATCGAAGCCGCTTTCGAAGCGATGTATGAGCGGTATCAGGAGGGGTTGCCGCCCGATCATCTTGTTGTGTCCTTATCGCCTCTATCGACTGTGGAGCGGAGTGTTTCCCGGCCATCGCATGCGGCAGGGAGGTCAACGAAGGAAGAGAGCGTAAAACTGCAAAGGGCATTGAAGCTCCATCAAGAGGGGCGACTGGATGAAGCCGAAGCGTTATATCGGGAGATTCTGAGCTTCAGCCCGGAGCACTTTGATGCATTGCAGCTTTCAGCGACGATAGCGGCACAACGACATGATTCCGAAAAAGCTTTGGTGTTATTTGATCAGGCGCTTGCCATCAAACCTGATCACGCGCGTTCTTTAAACAATCGAGGCATTGCGTTACAGGAGTTGAAGCGTTATGATGAGGCCCTTGAAAGTTATGAGAGGGCCATAGCGGTCAAGCCTGATTTTATTGAGCCATACTCTAATCGAGGAAACACGTTACAGGAACTCAAACGATATGAAGAGGCCCTTGCTTGTTATGATAGCGCCATAGCTCTAAAACCTGAAAATGAGCAGTTCTACTATCATCGTGCTGTTGTCTTACATAATATGAAGCGCTATGAAGAGGCGTTATTGAATTATGACCATGTTCTTGCTCTCAAGCCGGATTGTGCCGAAGCTTACAGTAATCGCGGAAATATACTCACAGGGCTGAAACGATACGAAGAGGCGCTTGCAAGTTATGATCAAGTCATAGCGCTCAAGCCTGACAATAATTTGGTTGCTTATTCAAATCGTGGAGTTGTGTTGCTGGAGTTAGGGCGCTATCGTGATGCCTTCTTGAGTTTTGAGAATACTATTGAGCAGAATTCTGATAGTGCGGATGCATATTGCCATCGTGGTCTTGCGTTGAGGAAGCTGAAACGCTATGAGGAGGCGATCGGGAGTTATGAAAAAGCTTTGACACTCAAGCCGGATTACGATTTTTTATCGGGATTGTGTTTGTACACAAGGATGAGGATTTGTGACTGGAATGCGTTTGATGAACAGGTGCGTCAGATCAAGAAAAAAATAGAGCGCCACGAAAAAACATCACCACCGTTAGTTGTTCTCTCAATAAAAGACTCGCTTTCCCTGCAACAAGAGGCGGCAAGGATTTATGCCGGGGAAATATTCCCTGCAAACCAGACGCTTCCACTAATCCCGAAACGTTCCCGGCGAGATACAATCCGCATTGGATACTTCTCGGCAGATTTTTGCAATCATCCGGTATCAATTTTGACTGCGGAGCTGTTCGAGATGCACGACAGGGCCCGGTTTGAACTGTATGCTTTTTCCTGTGGTTCGGATACGGGAGATGAGATGAGGCGACGGCTGGAGGTTGCATTTGACCACTTTCATGATGTTCGAAACCACTCAGACAAGGATATTGCCTTGCTTGCCCGAAGCCTTGAGATCGATATCGCCATTGATCTGGGAGGATATACAACGGGAAGCCGAACAGGAATATTCGCTCTGCGGGCAGCCCCGTTACAGGTGAGTTATATCGGATACCTTGGTACGATGGGAGCCGGGTACATCGACTATCTGATAGCCGACGAGGTTCTGATTCCCGAAGGGAGCCGGAAGCACTATACGGAAAAGATCGTATACCTTTCAAGCTATCAGGTGAACGATACGAAGCGCCGCATTGCAGAGAGGGTGTTTACCCGTGCAGAGTGCGGTCTGCCGGAAAGCGGGTTTGTGTTCTGCTGTTTCAACAATACCTATAAAATTACACCCGCCACGTTTGACGGGTGGATGCGGATACTCGGGCAGGTGCCGGGAAGCGTTCTCTGGCTCTATGAGGAGAATGCGAAAGCTGCGGAGAATTTACGACGCGAGGCAGCATCCCGGGGGGTAGATGCCGGGCGATTGATTTTCGGAAAACGGTTGCCTGTTGCGGAGTATCTGGCCCGGTACCGGGTTGCGGATCTGTTTCTCGATACGTTGCCCTATAATGCGGGAACGACGGCAAGCGATGCCTTGTGGGCTGGTCTGCCGGTACTGACCTTGCGAGGCGAATCGTTTGCGTCGAGAATGGCGGCAAGTCTGCTCACGGCGATCGGGCTGCCGGAACTGATAACATCCGGGCAGGAAGAGTACGAATCGCTTGCCATCGAGCTTGCGCTGGATTCAGAAAGGTTGCGGGCAACGAGAGAGAAGCTTGCGCGGAACCGCCTGACGACAAGCCTGTTCGATACCGGGCGATTTACCCGCAACATCGAAGCTGCGTACCGGGCGATGTATGAGCGGTATCAGGAGGGGTTGCCGCCCGATCATCTTGTTGTGTCCTTATCGCCTCTATCGACTGTGGAGCGGAGTGTTTCCCGGCCATCGCATGCGGCAGGGAGGTCAACGAAGGAAGAGAGCGTAAAACTGCAAAGGGCATTGAAGCTCCATCAAGAGGGGCGACTGGATGAAGCCGAAGTGATATACCAGGAGATTCTGTCTATACAGCCCCTGCATATTGAGGCATTGCAGTTCCTGGCAAGCATGGCTACACGACGAAAAAAATATACAGATGCTGTTTCGTTATTTGAGAGGGCGCTTGAAATCGATCCTGACCATCCGGTTTCATGGTGTACGTTAGGTATTGCATTACATGAACTTGGCCGTTATGAAGAGGCGCTTGCGAGTTATGAAAAGGCCATAGTTCTTTATCCTGGATTCGTCGAGGTTTATTCTAATCGCGGCAATACATTTCTGATCCTGAAGCGGTATCAGGAGGCTTTGTCAAGCTATGAGAAGGCACTTGCCATCAATCCGGAATATACCAGGGCATATTTTAATCGCGGGAGTGCTTTACTTGAGCTTAAGCGGTATGAAGAGGCTCTTGCAGATTATGATAAGGTAACAGCGCTTAAGCCTGACTATATTGTCGCGTATATCAACTGCGCTGTTGTGTTACAGGAACTTAAGCGCTATAGGGAAGCAATCGGGAGTTATGAAAAGGCTTTGGCACTTAAGCCGGAGTATAACTTTTTGAGGGGATTGTATTTGTACACAAGGATGAGAATCTGTGACTGGAGTGCGTTTGAGGATCAGGTGAATCAGATCAAGCGAAAAATAGAGTGCCAGAAAAAAGTGATAGTTCCCTTTTCTCTTCTGGCAGTAAAAGACTCTCTTTTTCTGCAACAAGAGGCGGCAAGGATTTATGCCGGGGAAATATTCCCTGCAAACCAGACGCTTCCACTAATCCCGAAACGTTCCCGGCGAGATACAATCCGCATTGGATACTACTCGGCGGATTTTTGCAATCATCCGGTTTCGTTTTTGACTGCGGAGCTGTTCGAGATGCACGACAGGGGTCGATTTGAACTGTATGCTTTTTCCTGTGGTTCGGATACGGGAGATGAGATGAGGCGACGGCTGGAGGTTGCATTTGACCACTTTCATGATGTTCGAAACCACTCAGACAAGGATATTGCCTTGCTTGCCCGAAGCCTTGAGATCGATATCGCCATTGATCTGGGAGGATATACAACGGGAAGCCGAACAGGAATATTCGCTCTGCGGGCAGCCCCGTTACAGGTGAGTTATATCGGATACCTTGGTACGATGGGAGCCGGGTACATCGACTATCTGATAGCCGACGAGGTTCTGATTCCCGAAGGGAGCCGGAAGCACTATACGGAAAAGATCGTATACCTTTCAAGCTATCAGGTGAACGATACGAAGCGCCGCATTGCAGAGAGGGTGTTTACCCGTGCAGAGTGCGGTCTGCCGGAAAGCGGGTTTGTGTTCTGCTGTTTCAACAATAACTATAAAATCACACCCGCCACGTTTGACGGGTGGATGCGGATACTCGGGCAGGTTGAAGGGAGCGTTCTGTTCCTGTATACAGACAATGAAGCAGCAGCATCTAATTTGAAGAAGGAAGCCGAGTCAAGAGGGGTAAAGAGAGACCGGCTGATTTTCGGAAAACGATTGCCTCTTGCAGAGCATTTGGCCCGGTACCGGGTTGCGGATCTGTTTCTGGATACGAATCCGTATAATGCGGGAACGACGGCAAGCGATGCCTTGTGGGCTGGTCTGCCGGTACTGACCTTGCGAGGCGAATCGTTTGCGTCGAGAATGGCTGCAAGTCTGCTCACGGCGATCGGGCTGCCGGAACTGATAACATCCGGGCAGGAAGAGTACGAATCGCTTGCCATCGAGCTTGCGCTGGATCCCGAAAAGATGCGGGCGACGAGAGAGAAGCTTGCGCGAAATCGCCTGACGACAAGGCTGTTCGATACCGGGCGATTTACCCGGAACATTGAAGCCGCTTTCGAAGCGATGTATGAGCGGTATCAGGAGGGGTTGCCGCCCGATCATCTTGTTGTGTCCTTATCGCCGCTATCGTCCATGGAGAGGAGTGTTTCCCGGCCATCGCATGCGGCAGGGAGGTCAACGAATGAAGAGAGCGTAAAACTGCAAAGGGCATTGAAACTGCATCAAGAGGGGCGACTGGATGAAGCCGAAGCGTTATATCGGGAGATTCTGAGCTCCAGCCCGGAGCACTTTGATGCTCTGCGACTTTCAGCAACGATAGCTGCACAACGACATGATTCCGAAAAAGCTTTGGCGTTATTTGATCAGGCGCTTGCCATCAAACCCGATCACGCGCGTTCTTTAAACAATCGAGGCATTGCTTTACAGGAGTTGAAGCGTTATGAAGAGGCACTTGCAAGTTATGAGAGGGCTATAGTTCTCAAACCTGACTATGCGGATGCTTACTCTAATCGTGGAAATACGTTAATGAAGATGAATCAATATAAAGAGGCACTTGAGAGTTATGAGAGGGCGATAGCCCTCAAGCCTGAAAATGCTGATGCTTGTTTTCATCAGGGGAACGCGTTGCAGGAGCTTAAGCGATATAATGAGTCCCTTGCCAGTTATGAGAAGGCGATAGCCCTCAAGTCAGTCAATGCTGAGGTATATGCTCATCGCGGAGTTGTGTTACAGAAGTTGAGCCGATTCGAAGATGCGGTACTGAATTATAAGCAGGCCCTTTTATTAAAGCCCGATTATGATTTTTTGCCGGGATTGTGTTTACATGCCATAATGCATCTTTGTGACTGGCGCGAGTTTGATGATCAGGTGCATCAACTTGAGAAAAAAATAGAGCGTCATGAAAAAGCGATATTTCCCTTTCCCTTTTCGGCAGTAAAAGACTCGCTTTTTCTGCAACAAGAGGCGGCAAGGGTTTATGCCGGGGAAATATTCCCTGCAAACCAGACGCTTCCGCCAATTCCTAAGCGACCCCGGCGAGATACAATCCGCATTGGATACTTCTCGGCAGATTTTTGCCATCATCCGGTTTCGTTTTTGACTGCGGAGCTGTTCGAGATGCACGACAGGGGTCGATTTGAACTCTATGCCTTTTCATTTGGTCAGGATACGGGAGATGAGATGAGGCGACGGCTGGAGGTTGCATTTGACCACTTTCATGATGTTCGAAACCACTCAGACAAGGATATTGCCTTGCTTGCCCGAAGCCTTGAGATCGATATCGCCATTGATCTGGGCGGATTTACCATGGGAAGCCGAACGGGAATATTCGCTCTGCGGGCAGCTCCGGTACAGGTGAGTTATATCGGATACCTTGGTACGATGGGAGCCGGGTATATCGACTATCTGATAGCCGACGAGGTTCTGATTCCCGAAGGGAGCAGAAAGCACTACACGGAAAAGATCGCATACCTTTCAAGCTATCAGGTGAACGATACGAAGCGCCGCATTGCCGACAGGGTGTTTACCCGTGCAGAGTGCGGTCTGCCTGAAAGCGGGTTTGTGTTCTGCTGTTTCAACAATACCTATAAAATCACGCCCGCCACGTTTGACGGGTGGATGCGGATACTCGGGCAGGTGCCGGGAAGCGTTCTCTGGCTTTTTGAGGAGAATGCGAAAGCTGCGGAGAATTTACGACGTGAGGCAGCATCCCGGGGGGTAGATGCCGGGCGATTGATTTTCGGAAAACGGTTGCCTGTTGCGGAGTATCTGGCCCGGTACCGGGTTGCGGATCTGTTTCTCGATACGTTGCCCTATAATGCGGGAACGACGGCAAGCGATGCCTTGTGGGCTGGCCTGCCGGTACTGACCTTGCGAGGCGAATCGTTTGCGTCGAGAATGGCGGCAAGTCTGCTTACGGCGATCGGGCTGCCGGAACTGATAACATCCGGGCAGGAAGAGTACGAATCGCTTGCCATCGAGCTTGCGCTGGATCCCGAAATGATGCGGGTGACGAGAGAGAAGCTTGCGCGAAACCGTCTGACGACAAGACTGTTCGATACCGGGCGATTTACCCGGAACATCGAAGCCGCTTTCGAAGCGATGTATGAGCGGTATCAGGAGGGGTTGCCGCCCGATCATATTTTTATCATGCAGGCAACATAG